In one window of Temnothorax longispinosus isolate EJ_2023e chromosome 11, Tlon_JGU_v1, whole genome shotgun sequence DNA:
- the LOC139822088 gene encoding probable ATP-dependent RNA helicase kurz, protein MGKKRYNSKSRAVANVEVDHSTTKEIVVDIEHRAENYDSCNALVLPTQKRKTKNIDKKVTTTRLLSKKRRKQLEKVVERKKKKLQRATLLEDLAKVQASPTELQQYVSLTSLQNKGLKRHFRELEMPVEKLKRKADEEESDLIKSVNSIKMSKKKRLAILDGVKQDEAKLDLNIVGFESSDSSKEEDSDNEEGNETHVLDNTTGSNVTSEKAEINEKKDEKNFTRDAEKETLSAKSQESKKSVGEVQQNVPRVHTPAVFIPVNRKPGIQAARLKLPVVAEEQIIVETINENPVVIITGETGSGKTTQVPQFLYEAGYAQNKLIGITEPRRVAAMSMSKRVAEELNLSEREVSYLIRFEGNVTEETKIKFMTDGVLLREIQSDFLLTKYSVIILDEAHERSIYTDILIGLLSRIVPLRNKRGNPLKLIIMSATLSVKEFVENTRLFKVKPPVIEVKARQFLVKIHFNRRTSKDYVNEALRKAIKIHTRLPEGGILIFLTGQQEVHTVVRKLRKSFPLRKNKKPQVKVVQDSEKNETTEALDKEHSEQEDSEDDFDAKEALRRNKQRQKKQIILPTINLDDYLINPIDDTHEDLINAQDDEENFDEDEDEDEDVIDFKGLTNVQPLWVLPLYSLLPGHKQARVFESPPEGCRLCVVSTNVAETSLTIPNIRYVVDSGRCKTRLYDKVTGVSTYHISYASKAAATQRAGRAGRTRPGHCYRLYSSAVYDNDFEEYSQSEIQRKPVDDLLLQMKAMNIDKVVNFPFPTPPDVVQLKSAEKRLTILGALEPPSKKQEEIYCAKVTPLGRSIAAFPISPRYGKMLALSHQFNLLKYMICMVAALSVPEVLIETRDMEGPTKSKWLQTRRYWAGIGNNLLLGDPMVLIRAIGTAEYAGSKGKLLSFCEENGLRYKAMVEIRKLRQQLTNEINLNVPNLNLIIDPKMPLPTDMEAKLLRQIVLAGMVNQVARKVSPDEVKEDQDKAKWKHAYRTPEMEEPVFMHSSCVLRKISPEWVVYQEVYETNGKMYMRGVTAIEPEWLPKFAPMLCHLSEPLVDPPPRYNQGTGKIICRVSGTFGKAGWALPAMDIEHPLTVDGVKWFAYFFLEGQVCPKLERFVPSLLTTPGSITKSWARLIPRTQAIIQTLQSQGVVSKDKLVEIWGSDKKFLLSAYQKWLPESAHAEVAQIWPPL, encoded by the exons ATGGGGAAAAAACGTTATAATTCGAAGTCAAGAGCTGTTGCAAACGTGGAAGTTGATCATTCTACCACTAAAGAG ATTGTAGTGGACATTGAGCATCGCGCTGAGAATTACGACAGTTGCAATGCGCTTGTCCTGCCCACTCAAAAGAGAAAGACAAAAAACATAGATAAGAAGGTAACAACTACTCGATTGTTATCGAAGAAGCGCAGGAAACAACTAGAAAAAGTAGTAgaacgaaagaagaaaaagttacag agAGCAACGTTGTTAGAAGATCTGGCAAAAGTACAAGCATCTCCTACCGAACTGCAACAGTATGTGAGCCTAACATCCCTGCAAAACAAGGGCTTGAAGCGTCATTTTCGAGAACTTGAGATGCctgttgaaaaattaaagcgTAAAGCGGATGAGGAGGAAAGCGATTTGATAAAGTCtgtaaattctattaaaatgagcaagaaaaaaagattagctaTTCTGGACGGTGTAAAACAAGACGAAGCTAAGCTTGATCTAAATATAGTTGGGTTTGAG tcCAGTGATAGTAGCAAGGAAGAAGATAGTGATAACGAAGAAGGAAATGAAACACATGTTCTTGATAATACTACTGGTTCTAATGTGACAAGTGAAAAGgctgaaataaatgaaaagaaagatgAGAAGAATTTCACGAGAGATGCGGAAAAGGAAACACTTTCAGCTAAATCTCAGGAATCTAAAAAATCAGTGGGAGAAGTACAACAAAATGTTCCCAGAGTCCACACGCCAGCTGTGTTTATACCTGTAAATAGAAAGCCTGGAATACAAGCAGCCAGATTGAAACTACCCGTTGTTGCGGAAGAGCAAATTATAGTTGAAACAATAAATGAGAATCCAGTAGTCATAATAACTGGAGAGACGGGAAGTG GGAAGACAACGCAAGTGcctcaatttttatatgaggCTGGATATgcgcaaaataaattgattggAATAACCGAACCAAGAAGAGTGGCAGCGATGTCAATGAGCAAGCGTGTAGCTGAAGAACTGAATCTTTCCGAAAGGGAGGTTTCGTATCTGATTCGTTTTGAAGGAAACGTTACGGAAGAAACGAAGATCAAATTCATGACTGATGGTGTTTTACTGAGAGAAATTCAAAGT gatTTCCTATTAACCAAATACTCTGTCATTATACTCGATGAAGCGCACGAACGTAGCATCTATACCGATATTTTGATCGGTTTATTGTCGAGGATTGTTCCGCTTCGTAACAAACGCGGCAATCCTTTGAAACTGATAATTATGTCAGCTACGCTGTCCGTGAAGGAATTCGTAGAGAACACGAGGCTGTTTAAGGTAAAACCACCGGTAATCGAGGTCAAAGCGCGACAGTTTCTTGtaaagatacattttaatagAAGAACAAGCAAGGATTACGTCAATGAAGCATTGCGAAAAGCGATAAAGATACATACTCGCCTTCCAGAAGGTGGCatactaatatttttaacag gtCAGCAAGAGGTGCATACTGTTGTACGTAAATTACGCAAATCGTTTCCAttgaggaaaaataaaaagcccCAAGTTAAAGTGGTGCAAGACTCTGAGAAAAATGAAACGACAGAAGCACTGGATAAAGAACATAGCGAACAAGAAGATTCCGAAGATGATTTTGATGCCAAGGAAGCGTTGCGCCGTAATAAACAGAGGCAGAAGAAACAGATTATACTCCCGACTATTAATCTCGATGA cTATTTGATAAATCCTATTGATGACACACACGAAGATTTAATCAATGCGCAAGACGATGAAGAGAACTTTGACGAGgatgaagatgaagatgaagatgTTATTGATTTCAAGGGACTGACAAACGTGCAGCCATTATGGGTCTTACCCCTTTACTCTCTTTTACCTGGGCACAAACAGGCTAGA GTGTTCGAGTCACCACCAGAAGGATGTCGCTTGTGCGTGGTATCTACTAATGTTGCAGAAACCTCGCTGACGATTCCTAACATCAGATACGTTGTAGATAGCGGGCGTTGTAAAACTAGACTGTATGACAAGGTGACAGGTGTAAGCACGTATCATATTAGCTATGCGAGCAAAGCAGCGGCCACCCAACGTGCCGGCAGAGCCGGTAGAACTCGACCTGGTCATTGCTACAG ATTATACTCATCGGCTGTATACGACAACGATTTCGAGGAATACAGCCAGTCGGAGATTCAGAGAAAACCAGTGGACGACTTGTTACTGCAGATGAAGGCGATGAATATAGACAAAGTCGTGAACTTTCCATTTCCTACGCCACCAGATGTGGTGCAGTTGAAGTCTGCGGAGAAACGGCTTACGATACTTGGAGCATTAGAACCGCCTTCGAAGAAACAGGAAG AGATATACTGTGCGAAAGTGACGCCGCTTGGACGCAGTATCGCCGCGTTTCCGATTTCTCCACGTTACGGCAAGATGCTGGCACTGTCACATCAGTTCAACTTGTTGAAATATATGATATGCATGGTAGCGGCTCTTAGCGTACCAGAAGTGCTTATAGAAACTCGCGACATGGAGGGTCCAACTAAGAGCAAATGGTTGCAAACGCGCCGTTACTGGGCCGGAATTGGCAATAATTTGCTCCTCG GTGATCCAATGGTTCTGATAAGAGCTATCGGAACTGCCGAGTACGCAGGATCGAAGGGAAAACTGTTGTCTTTCTGCGAGGAAAATGGTTTGAGATATAAAGCTATGGTCGAGATCAGGAAACTTAGGCAACAGCTCACCAAtgagattaatttaaatgtgcCAAATCTAAATTTAATCATTGATCCCAA AATGCCGTTACCAACCGACATGGAAGCGAAATTGCTGCGCCAGATAGTCCTTGCAGGTATGGTGAATCAAGTCGCGAGAAAGGTTTCGCCCGACGAGGTAAAAGAGGATCAGGATAAGGCCAAGTGGAAACACGCTTACAg AACACCAGAAATGGAGGAACCTGTATTCATGCATTCTTCGTGCGTTCTACGGAAAATCAGTCCGGAATGGGTGGTTTATCAAGAGGTGTACGAAACGAATGGAAAGATGTACATGCGAGGTGTCACGGCGATAGAACCCGAATGGTTGCCGAAATTCGCTCCCATGCTATGCCATCTTAGTGAACCATTGGTTGATCCACCGCCAag ATATAATCAAGGAACCGGGAAAATCATCTGCCGCGTGTCTGGTACATTCGGAAAGGCCGGATGGGCACTACCAGCGATGGATATAGAGCATCCATTGACGGTGGACGGTGTCAAGTGGTTCGCGTATTTCTTCTTGGAGGGTCAAGTGTGCCCTAAGCTGGAACGATTTGTCCCGTCGCTGCTGACGACACCTGGGAGCATCACCAAGTCATGGGCCAG GTTGATACCACGCACTCAAGCAATAATACAAACGCTGCAGTCGCAGGGAGTCGTGTCCAAAGACAAACTGGTAGAAATCTGGGGTTCGGATAAAAAAT TTCTATTGTCAGCCTACCAGAAGTGGCTGCCGGAATCCGCGCACGCAGAAGTGGCACAGATATGGCCGCCTCTCTAA